GCTCGCCGCCCGTGGCACGGGCTCGACGGGAACAGGCGCCGCGGACGGCGGGCTGGGCGACGCCGAGACGCCCGCCGGCAGGAGGATCGGCCCGCCGAGGTCGGGTGGCGGCGGCGGGCTGCCACCGGTCACGGCGACCCCGAACCCGGGCGCGGCGATCGCGGCCGCGACGACCACCGCCAGCACGACACCGGGAACGGCGACGAGCAGCCGACGGACGACGTCCGCGGAGGTGGCACGGGCGGAGGTGGTCCGTCGGTGCCACCGGATGGGCCTCACAGTGGCCAAGGCTAACGGGGGTCCCCGGCTCCCGGCGCGGGCCGGGCTCCGCGGCCGGCGGGAGCGGCCGATGAGAAGGCTCTCACCCGCGTCTCACCGCGAGCCCATGGTCGGCGACGAGTGTCGCTTGCGCGTCGCGGGTTCGCCGCGGCGCGCAGGCACCGAAGCGAGGTCGCAACTCCATGGATCACACCACTCAGGGTCACACCGCTGCGGGTCGCACCGCTCACGATCACGCGGCGCGGGGTCGCGAGACCGCCATCCGCCCGATCACCACCGGCCCGAGCGCCGCCCGCCGCCCGGCGGCAACCGGGTCCAGGCTGCTGGGCGCGGTCGGGCTGGCCGCCGTTCTCGTCGGCGTCGGCGCCGGCGGCACGGCGTTCGCCGCCAGCGCTCCGGCCGTGCCGACGCCGGCTCAGTCCACGCCGGCCCAGCCCACGCCGGCCCAGCCCACGCCATCCGCGGCACCCGTGCCGTCCGAGCCGTCCGGGCCGCCCTCACCGGTCCCTCCCGTCCCGGGCGGCGGGGCGGTGCCGCTGGCCGTCCCCGACTGCGAGCACCTGCCGACGACGCTGACCCGCGAGAAGCTGATCGAGATGCGCCGGGCCTGTGACGCCGCGGTGTCCGGGGACGACGACTCCACGCTGCCCGTCGGCGGGATCGACACGGGGGCCGGCGGCACCGCGCGCACCGCCACCGCCACCGCGGCCCGGCACGGGAGCGGGCGGGGGTCCGGGCTCGCGCTCGTTGTGGGCGGCACCGGTATCGGGGCGCTGGCCGGTCTCGGCGTGCTGAGCGGCCTCGGCGTGCGGCGGCGCCAGGCGCGGGCCGAGAGCTGACCGGGACCAGAGCCGGAGCCGGGCACCGGCCCGGAGCACTCGGCGGGGCCCGGGGCGGCCCTGGGCCCCGCCGGCGGCGTGGCCCAGGCGGGCGGCGGGCCCCGCACGGGCCCCGCGCGTCGCTGCCGGCGGCGGCCCTCATGCTGCTGCTCCCCTGGTCGCTTTCCTGCGGGCCGCGACCGGACCAGCGGGCTCCGGCGCCGGCGACCCCGAACCCGGTCACAGCCACGGCCACCGACCGGTCGTCGCTGCCGGCGGCGGCGGCAGCGTCCACCGTGGGGCCGGGCACCGCCGCCGGCACGGGCGCTGGTTCGGCCCAGGTCGCCGACCCGGTACGGGTCCGGATCCCGACCATCGGCGTCTCGGCGCCGGTCGTCGCGCTGTCCCTCGACGGTGGCGGGCGGCTGCGGGCGCCGGACGGGTTCAGCGAGACCGGGTGGAACGCCGCGGGTCCCGAACCGGGTGAGACGGGCACCGCGGTGATCGCCGGTCACGTGGACTCGCGGACGGGGCCGGCGGTCTTCTTCCGCCTGCGGGACCTCGTCCCCGGGGACCGGGTGGAGGTCAGGCGGGCGGACGGGTCGTCCGTGACCTTCGTGGTGCGCCGGCTGGCCCGCTTCCCGAAGGACGCGGTGCCCGCGGCCGACGTCTACGGCTCCACAGGGGCGCCCGCGCTGCGGCTCATCACCTGCGGAGGCGTTTTCGACCAGGCCCGTTCCAGCTACCGCGACAACGTCGTGGTGTTCGCCGACCTGGTCTGAGAAGCCGCCGGGCGGGAGTCGGTCGGGAGCCCGGTGGCCTGTCGCCGGCCGCTCCCGACTGGTCACGGGAGCGCAAGCTCACACCCCTGCGGGGGGAAATTCGGCGCGGCCACTCCCCAACACCCCCCACCCCATGCTTTACTAAAATTTAGTTGTAACAACCAAGCAATAACCACCAAGTTGCAACAACCAAGCGATAACGACCAAGCAGTGGGGAACCAGTCACCAGGGAGCAGGCCACGTCGACCTCGATGACGCCGCCCCCCGGCTTGCCGCCGGGCGGCCAACCGCATGCCATGATCCGCAGCGCGCCGGGAGCGGGCGGTGACTCGCCAGAGGAGCGGCGCCAGCGCCGGGCCAGCCCGGCGGGGCTGACCCACCGCGAGACCATGCGGGCCCTCTCCGGCCTGCTGATGGCCCTGTTCGTGGCGATGATCTCGTCCACGATCGTGACGAACGCGCTGCCCAGGATCGTCTCCGATCTGCACGGCAGCTCGACCAGCTACACCTGGGTGATCACGGCGACGCTGCTGGCGATGACCGCCACCACGCCGATCTGGGGCAAGCTGGCGGACCTGTTCAACCGCAAGGTGCTGGTCCAGACGGCCCTCGGGATCTTCGTGGCCGGGTCCGTCCTGGCCGGGCTGTCGACGTCCACGAGCATGCTCATCGCGTTCCGGGTGGTGCAGGGCGTCGGGATCGGCGGGTTGTCGGCGCTGGTCCAGATCGTGATGGCGGCGATGATCGCGCCGCGTGAGCGCGGACGCTACAACGGCTACCTGGGCGCGACCTTCGCCGTGTCGACGGTCAGCGGTCCGCTTCTCGGCGGTGTGATCGTCGACATCCCGGGCCTGGGCTGGCGCGGCTGCTTCTACCTGAGCCTGCCGATCGCCATCGTCGCCTTCGTGATTCTCGCGCGGACGCTGCGGCTGCCCACGGTGCGCCGGGAGATCTCCATCGACTACGCGGGCGCGACCCTGATCGCCGCCGGGGTGAGCGCCCTGCTGATCTGGACGTCGCTGGCGGGGTCGAGCTTCCCGTGGATGTCGGCGCAGACGGCGCTGCTGCTCGGTGGGGGGCTGACGCTGCTCGCCGTGGCCGTCTGGGTCGAGGCGCGGGCCGCCGAGCCGATCGTCCCGCTGCGGCTGTTCCGTAACCGGACGGTCGTGCTGGCCGTGGCCGCGAGCGCCTGCGTCGGCACCGTCATGTACAGCGCGAACCTGCTGTTCAGCCAGTACTTCCAGCTCGGCCGCGGGGAGAGCCCGATCGCGTCGGGGCTGCTCACGGTGCCGATGGTGGGCGGCCTGGCCGTCGCGTCGCTGGTGGTGGGACGGGCCATCAGCCGCACCGG
This is a stretch of genomic DNA from Parafrankia discariae. It encodes these proteins:
- a CDS encoding class F sortase, which encodes MLLLPWSLSCGPRPDQRAPAPATPNPVTATATDRSSLPAAAAASTVGPGTAAGTGAGSAQVADPVRVRIPTIGVSAPVVALSLDGGGRLRAPDGFSETGWNAAGPEPGETGTAVIAGHVDSRTGPAVFFRLRDLVPGDRVEVRRADGSSVTFVVRRLARFPKDAVPAADVYGSTGAPALRLITCGGVFDQARSSYRDNVVVFADLV
- a CDS encoding MDR family MFS transporter, producing the protein MIRSAPGAGGDSPEERRQRRASPAGLTHRETMRALSGLLMALFVAMISSTIVTNALPRIVSDLHGSSTSYTWVITATLLAMTATTPIWGKLADLFNRKVLVQTALGIFVAGSVLAGLSTSTSMLIAFRVVQGVGIGGLSALVQIVMAAMIAPRERGRYNGYLGATFAVSTVSGPLLGGVIVDIPGLGWRGCFYLSLPIAIVAFVILARTLRLPTVRREISIDYAGATLIAAGVSALLIWTSLAGSSFPWMSAQTALLLGGGLTLLAVAVWVEARAAEPIVPLRLFRNRTVVLAVAASACVGTVMYSANLLFSQYFQLGRGESPIASGLLTVPMVGGLAVASLVVGRAISRTGYWKRYLIAGTILIGTGLVLLSTISEHTNLVAVSVFASLVGAGLGMTQQNLVLAAQNSADTADLGVTSSTVAFFRSVGGTSGVAALGVLLTHRVSSSSVAGLRSHGLPADTLGDGGSVPDPTALPGPVAEVVHHAYGLGVSDVFLASTPLALLALVAVLFVPATRLRSSAGVAGGERVTPEQAHPGGIAPDPDEDVERTAWRAAAGVSAEPAP